Proteins encoded together in one Nostoc sp. PCC 7524 window:
- a CDS encoding NB-ARC domain-containing protein, producing the protein MELHKQKRRRGVILSLSGFSKLQEARHQAEMLENDGARLTIEELSYRTQLAPFTISKVLSREEGVDKQTLTYFFRAFGLDLTPQDYVRATEANRNTEQQASNLTTLSSPTPNSPTSLATTGETPTDSLLKSGNPPTQLSSATQWLLPTPHTDWGEAVDVSIFFGRTEEVSKLAHWIIRDRCRLVALLGMGGIGKSSLSVKLAQQIQGEFEFVVWRSLGNSPTLGELLANLLQFFACGQPVSLSENVTHLISQFMGHLRSHRCLVILDNTESILASGDHSGRYQLGYENYGNLFKQIGETFHQSCVILTSREKPQEVAGLEGENLPVRSMQLPGLSAIAALELVRTKSFFCGSDADWQKFIQHYAGNPLALKIIATTIQELFDGNIAEFFAQGSTVFGSIYDLLGQQFYRLSLLEKDLIFWLAINREAVTLADLRGDLVLPISSMKLLEALDSLSRRNLIEKKSLPETSVHFTLQPVVMEYVANQFIQQVCTEILQHQQTTPTLFNSHAVIKATAKDYIRIAQTKLILQPIIEYLLQNLRTKQAIETQLTQILHTIKNPSSPLEPGYAGGNILNLLCHLKTDLTGYNFSGLTIWQVYLQDTPLKRVNFAHADLSKSVFATTFSNIMTIAFSPDGKTLATGHFDGYLIIWDVVSSQQLIECQAHIGLTWCVAFSPDGSTLATAGQDGNIKLWDVKTGQCWQTLASHHGGVLSVVFHHDGTTLISSYAESTIRFWDINLGECTQILRGHSSKVWSVKLHPQGNILASGSGDHTVKVWDITTGSCIHTLQGHTDWIKSVAFSSSGILASGSLDQTIRLWDVDQGVGLGVLEGHSNGILAIAFINDQILASCSIDCTIRLWDITTFQCLKTLQGHANSVDAIAANPQGILLATGADDFSLKLWDVATGECFRTFKGRNNWVKSVAWSPMTAIVASGNEDRTVRLWTLDGECRILYGHTDLIFDVDFAPDGHTLASASADTTIKLWDVTTGQCSKTLQGHVGMVTGVAYSPDGRFLASTSYDKASQLWDAATGQLLDTFPVHLGMSVAFSPDSTKLAFGSFDYTVNIWDITTKQCYRTISGHHNWVWWVAFSPDGRTLATGSSVERIIKLWDVETGECLHTLQGHEDMLWAIAFSPDGSTLASTSSDNTIKLWDVGSGNCIATLEGHDTWVMCAAFNPEGNLLAAGDGYAAITIWDMNTKQRINTFKAEQIYEQMNIYAVTGLTTPQKSALMTLGAKC; encoded by the coding sequence ATGGAATTGCACAAGCAAAAACGCAGGCGTGGTGTTATCCTCAGTCTTTCTGGATTTAGCAAGCTTCAGGAGGCTAGGCATCAAGCGGAGATGTTGGAAAACGATGGGGCTAGGCTCACCATCGAAGAATTGAGTTACCGTACTCAGTTAGCTCCTTTCACTATTTCTAAGGTTTTGTCACGGGAAGAAGGGGTTGATAAGCAAACTCTGACCTATTTTTTTCGAGCCTTTGGTTTAGATTTAACCCCCCAAGATTATGTTCGCGCCACAGAAGCCAATAGGAACACGGAGCAACAAGCAAGCAATCTCACTACCTTATCTTCCCCTACTCCCAACTCCCCAACGTCACTTGCTACAACGGGGGAAACCCCAACGGACAGTTTGCTCAAGTCGGGGAACCCGCCCACGCAACTGTCCTCCGCAACGCAGTGGCTCCTCCCCACTCCCCACACAGACTGGGGTGAAGCTGTTGATGTATCAATTTTTTTCGGACGTACAGAGGAAGTTAGTAAATTAGCCCATTGGATAATTCGCGATCGCTGTCGGTTGGTAGCATTATTAGGCATGGGGGGAATTGGTAAGTCTTCTCTGTCGGTGAAGCTAGCACAGCAAATTCAAGGGGAGTTTGAGTTTGTGGTATGGCGCAGTCTGGGCAATAGTCCCACCTTGGGGGAACTGCTAGCGAATTTGCTGCAATTCTTCGCCTGCGGACAACCTGTGAGTTTATCAGAGAATGTTACTCATCTGATTTCACAGTTCATGGGGCATTTGCGATCGCACCGTTGTCTGGTAATCCTAGATAATACCGAATCAATCTTAGCTAGTGGCGATCATTCTGGGCGTTACCAACTGGGTTACGAAAACTACGGCAATTTATTCAAGCAAATCGGTGAAACATTTCATCAAAGTTGTGTCATCCTCACCAGCCGCGAAAAACCCCAAGAAGTAGCAGGATTAGAAGGTGAGAATCTGCCAGTGCGATCAATGCAACTTCCAGGTTTGAGTGCGATCGCTGCTTTAGAATTAGTTAGAACGAAAAGCTTTTTCTGCGGTTCTGATGCTGATTGGCAAAAATTCATTCAACACTACGCTGGTAATCCCCTGGCTTTAAAAATTATCGCTACTACGATTCAAGAATTATTTGATGGTAATATCGCGGAATTTTTCGCTCAAGGTTCTACAGTTTTTGGTAGTATTTACGACTTGTTAGGGCAGCAATTCTATCGTCTATCACTTTTAGAAAAAGACCTAATTTTCTGGTTAGCGATTAACCGCGAGGCTGTCACTTTAGCAGATTTACGTGGCGATTTGGTCTTACCAATATCATCAATGAAACTCCTTGAGGCTCTAGATTCTCTGAGTCGGCGTAATCTGATTGAAAAAAAATCTCTTCCAGAAACATCAGTTCATTTCACGCTGCAACCCGTGGTGATGGAATATGTGGCAAACCAATTTATACAGCAGGTATGTACAGAAATTCTCCAGCATCAACAGACAACTCCCACACTGTTTAACAGCCACGCTGTAATTAAAGCCACTGCTAAAGATTACATCCGCATTGCTCAAACCAAGCTCATTCTTCAACCCATCATTGAGTATTTATTGCAAAATCTACGAACTAAACAAGCAATAGAAACTCAACTCACACAGATTTTACACACAATCAAAAATCCATCTTCTCCTCTAGAACCAGGATACGCAGGCGGTAATATCTTAAATCTTCTGTGCCACCTCAAAACTGATTTAACTGGTTATAATTTCTCTGGTTTAACAATTTGGCAAGTCTATCTCCAAGACACTCCTCTCAAAAGAGTGAACTTTGCTCATGCGGATTTATCGAAATCTGTATTTGCTACCACTTTTTCTAATATTATGACTATAGCCTTCAGTCCTGATGGTAAAACCTTGGCCACCGGTCATTTCGATGGTTACTTAATTATCTGGGATGTCGTCAGTAGTCAGCAATTAATTGAATGTCAGGCACATATAGGTTTGACTTGGTGTGTGGCGTTTAGTCCTGATGGTAGTACCTTAGCCACTGCGGGACAAGATGGCAATATTAAGCTGTGGGATGTCAAAACCGGCCAGTGTTGGCAAACTCTAGCCAGTCATCATGGTGGTGTTCTTAGTGTTGTTTTTCATCACGATGGAACTACTTTAATAAGTAGTTACGCTGAATCTACTATTAGATTTTGGGATATCAACTTGGGGGAATGTACTCAAATTCTGCGTGGACATAGCAGTAAAGTCTGGTCTGTAAAGTTGCATCCTCAAGGTAATATACTCGCTAGCGGTAGTGGAGATCACACAGTTAAAGTATGGGATATAACTACAGGTTCTTGTATTCATACCTTACAAGGACATACAGATTGGATCAAATCTGTTGCTTTTAGTTCATCAGGAATACTTGCTAGTGGGAGCTTAGATCAAACAATTAGACTTTGGGATGTGGATCAAGGTGTTGGCCTCGGCGTTTTAGAAGGACATTCTAATGGCATACTAGCGATCGCCTTCATCAACGATCAAATCCTCGCTAGTTGCAGTATAGATTGTACAATTCGCCTCTGGGATATTACTACTTTTCAATGCCTGAAAACCTTGCAAGGACACGCCAATTCAGTAGATGCGATCGCAGCTAACCCCCAAGGTATTTTACTGGCTACTGGTGCAGATGATTTCTCTCTCAAGTTGTGGGATGTCGCCACTGGTGAGTGTTTTAGAACATTTAAGGGCAGAAATAACTGGGTAAAATCCGTAGCCTGGAGTCCCATGACAGCGATCGTTGCAAGTGGGAATGAAGACCGGACTGTACGACTTTGGACATTAGACGGTGAATGTCGTATTTTATACGGACACACAGATTTGATTTTTGATGTAGACTTTGCTCCAGATGGACACACCCTAGCCAGCGCCAGTGCTGACACCACCATTAAGTTATGGGATGTCACCACAGGTCAGTGTAGCAAAACCCTCCAAGGACACGTAGGCATGGTGACAGGAGTCGCCTATAGTCCTGATGGGCGATTTTTAGCTAGCACTAGCTATGACAAAGCCAGTCAATTGTGGGATGCGGCTACGGGACAATTATTAGATACCTTCCCCGTACACCTAGGAATGTCAGTTGCTTTTAGTCCCGATAGCACAAAGTTAGCATTTGGTAGTTTTGACTACACCGTTAACATTTGGGACATCACCACCAAACAGTGCTACCGCACAATTTCCGGACATCATAACTGGGTATGGTGGGTGGCTTTTAGCCCTGATGGTCGGACTTTGGCTACTGGTAGTAGTGTAGAGAGAATCATCAAGTTATGGGATGTAGAAACAGGGGAATGTCTCCACACACTGCAAGGACATGAAGATATGCTGTGGGCGATCGCTTTTAGTCCTGATGGTAGTACCCTAGCTAGTACCAGCAGCGACAATACAATTAAACTCTGGGATGTAGGCAGTGGTAATTGTATAGCTACCTTAGAAGGACATGACACTTGGGTAATGTGCGCTGCCTTCAACCCAGAAGGTAATCTTCTCGCGGCTGGTGATGGTTATGCTGCTATCACAATTTGGGATATGAACACAAAACAGCGTATCAATACTTTCAAAGCCGAGCAGATTTATGAACAGATGAATATCTATGCAGTAACAGGTTTAACAACGCCTCAAAAATCTGCCTTAATGACTTTGGGTGCTAAGTGCTAA
- the pgr5 gene encoding cyclic electron transport protein PGR5 codes for MFASIILLMRNHLGNTKFNQLRGKLIAMHAQTITYFCDRFHIDNATRQHLIRLARDNGKRLGLLA; via the coding sequence ATGTTTGCATCAATTATTCTGCTAATGCGTAACCATCTGGGTAATACCAAGTTTAATCAACTGCGTGGCAAATTGATTGCTATGCACGCTCAGACTATCACTTACTTTTGCGATCGCTTTCATATTGACAATGCTACCCGTCAGCATCTCATCCGTCTAGCTCGTGACAACGGCAAACGTTTGGGGTTACTTGCTTAA
- the nuoB gene encoding NADH-quinone oxidoreductase subunit NuoB: MTNTIINPAETPQVTQNLSENFILTTLDDLYNWARMSSLYPMMFGTACCFMEFMAAYASRFDMERFGMIPRATPRQADLMITAGTITMKYAPNLVRLYEQMPEPKYVIAMGACTITGGMFSVDSPSAVRGVDKLIPVDVYIPGCPPRPEAVIDAIIKLRKKIANDSLQEKQNTQQTHRYYSTTHKMKVVEPILNGQYLRSSKREIPPQELPPSSSFQLAPNTKQKTSVKPPCPSA; this comes from the coding sequence ATGACAAACACAATTATCAATCCCGCAGAAACTCCCCAAGTTACCCAAAACCTATCAGAAAACTTCATTCTTACCACCCTAGACGACCTGTATAACTGGGCGAGAATGTCCAGTTTGTACCCGATGATGTTTGGTACAGCCTGCTGTTTCATGGAATTTATGGCCGCTTACGCTTCCCGCTTTGACATGGAAAGATTTGGCATGATTCCCCGTGCTACTCCCAGACAAGCCGACTTAATGATTACCGCCGGCACAATCACTATGAAGTATGCACCAAATTTAGTGCGACTTTATGAACAAATGCCCGAACCCAAATATGTTATTGCAATGGGAGCTTGCACCATCACCGGCGGAATGTTTAGTGTTGATTCTCCCTCGGCTGTCAGAGGTGTAGATAAATTAATCCCCGTAGATGTCTACATACCCGGTTGTCCTCCCAGGCCAGAAGCCGTCATTGATGCAATTATCAAACTGCGGAAAAAAATCGCTAATGACAGTCTGCAAGAAAAGCAAAACACCCAACAGACTCACCGTTATTACAGCACCACTCACAAAATGAAAGTAGTTGAGCCAATTCTCAACGGACAATATCTCAGAAGCTCAAAGCGTGAAATACCACCCCAAGAACTACCTCCCTCATCCTCATTCCAACTTGCACCAAACACAAAACAGAAAACTTCCGTAAAACCTCCGTGTCCCTCCGCGTAA
- a CDS encoding class I SAM-dependent methyltransferase encodes MNEKKLQAFVGQVVADMAASMSAAMTDIGHKLGLYQAMAGAGPMTAMELALKTDIHQRYVLEWLNNQAAGGYVTYDPVNHTYELPDEHAMVLVNEASPVFMAPGFDSVAAMWLDEEKVIDAFRTGKGIGWHEHHHRLFCGTEAFYKTGYRSFLTTEWIPALEGVEDKLTAGAKVADVGCGHGASTIIMAQMYPNSTFWGFDYHDQSIEVARQRAATAGVGDRVKFEVATAKNFPGSNYDLVCFMDCLHDLGDPVGAAKHSREALANDGTVLLVEPFAGNEVEENLNPVGRLFYAASTAFCTPNSLSQEVGLGLGAQAGEKRLAQVMSQAGFSQFRRATQTPFNLILEAKV; translated from the coding sequence ATGAATGAAAAAAAACTGCAAGCATTTGTAGGACAGGTTGTTGCTGATATGGCAGCCAGTATGTCCGCAGCGATGACAGATATTGGACACAAACTTGGTTTATATCAAGCAATGGCTGGTGCAGGGCCAATGACAGCGATGGAACTAGCTTTAAAAACTGATATCCATCAGCGTTATGTGCTGGAGTGGTTAAATAACCAAGCCGCCGGCGGTTACGTCACTTACGATCCAGTTAATCACACCTACGAGTTACCCGACGAACACGCAATGGTGCTGGTGAATGAAGCTAGTCCTGTATTTATGGCTCCAGGGTTTGATTCTGTGGCTGCCATGTGGCTGGATGAAGAAAAAGTTATAGATGCTTTTCGTACTGGCAAAGGTATTGGTTGGCATGAACATCATCATCGGCTGTTTTGCGGTACTGAAGCATTTTATAAAACTGGCTACCGCAGCTTTTTGACTACAGAATGGATTCCGGCTTTAGAAGGTGTAGAGGACAAATTAACAGCAGGTGCCAAGGTTGCTGACGTTGGTTGCGGTCATGGTGCATCTACAATCATCATGGCTCAAATGTACCCAAATTCAACATTTTGGGGTTTTGATTATCATGATCAATCCATTGAAGTCGCTCGTCAACGAGCCGCAACTGCCGGAGTTGGAGACAGAGTAAAATTTGAGGTAGCAACGGCTAAGAATTTTCCCGGCTCTAACTACGACTTAGTTTGTTTCATGGATTGTCTGCACGATTTGGGAGATCCTGTAGGTGCAGCCAAGCACAGCCGAGAAGCATTAGCGAATGATGGTACTGTACTGCTAGTTGAGCCATTTGCTGGCAATGAAGTTGAGGAAAACCTGAACCCCGTAGGTAGGCTTTTTTATGCTGCTTCTACGGCATTTTGTACTCCTAATTCTCTCTCTCAAGAAGTGGGTTTGGGACTAGGCGCACAAGCAGGAGAAAAGAGACTGGCACAAGTGATGTCTCAAGCTGGTTTTAGCCAGTTTCGACGTGCTACACAGACACCGTTTAATCTCATCTTAGAAGCCAAGGTGTGA
- a CDS encoding Coq4 family protein, with translation MLKQLHKIKALLAAKNSGHLGDFAILKSDLFGAKVAPEVATRMQPLQGYHPPIDLEKLNQYPPGTFGREYATHMQANHLQPMNVSPELEAVARRNVFALRYVVTHDIFHVLLGFDTTYAGEIGVLAFAAEQNFSKSLKISLQLAKFLYPLLAPQQTKMIFANLKKGQKLGRKVDFLLSYPFEEHWHEPIEELRKHLGLLELIINPPITDNILSQDSI, from the coding sequence ATGCTCAAACAATTACACAAAATCAAGGCTCTTTTGGCAGCTAAAAACTCCGGTCATTTGGGTGATTTTGCCATTCTCAAGTCTGATTTATTTGGTGCTAAAGTCGCACCCGAAGTAGCTACCAGAATGCAACCATTACAGGGATATCATCCGCCGATTGATTTAGAGAAGTTAAATCAATATCCTCCAGGCACATTTGGCCGGGAATATGCCACTCATATGCAAGCAAATCACCTCCAGCCAATGAATGTTAGCCCAGAATTAGAGGCTGTGGCTAGGCGCAATGTCTTTGCTTTACGCTACGTCGTCACCCACGATATTTTTCATGTTTTACTTGGCTTTGATACTACCTACGCAGGTGAAATTGGCGTATTAGCTTTTGCTGCGGAGCAAAATTTTAGTAAATCTCTTAAAATCAGCTTACAGTTAGCTAAATTTCTTTATCCTTTACTGGCTCCTCAACAAACCAAGATGATTTTCGCCAACCTCAAAAAAGGTCAAAAACTAGGTAGAAAAGTAGATTTTTTGTTAAGTTATCCCTTTGAAGAACACTGGCATGAACCCATTGAGGAATTGAGAAAGCATTTAGGATTATTAGAATTGATCATAAATCCACCAATTACAGATAATATTCTTTCTCAAGATTCCATCTAA
- a CDS encoding cytochrome P450, whose amino-acid sequence MITAQENSTNQILPKLPIKPPIPRWLQTLRVLINPIYYLQKTQQEYGDIFISEFGGFPAQIIISNPQAIQELFTADAQLFYSGEGNNTIEPLVGTNSLILLDGDRHLQQRKLLMPSFHGERMRAYGELIRDITKQVASQWNIKKPFVARPTMQDISLQVILRAVFGLKEGERYQQIKQVLTEMLDSFNYPLSAVFLFFQFLQHDLGDWTPWGRFVRRRKLLDKLLYQEINERRTQVENQGEDILSLLLSARDENGQPMTDVELRDELMTMLFAGHETTAIALSWALYWVHYIPEVRDKLLQELNSIDIANADPTTITQLPYLNAVCSETLRIYPVAFFSFTRILKVPMKFMGYDLSPEMRISPCIYLTHHRPDIYPEPERFKPERFLERQFSPYEFFPFGGGNRRCLGMAFALFEMKLVLATILSNYSLELLDKVPLKPVRRGIVFAPNGGVNLMVKEKK is encoded by the coding sequence ATGATTACAGCACAAGAAAATTCCACCAATCAAATTCTTCCTAAGTTACCAATTAAACCACCCATACCTAGATGGCTACAAACTTTGAGGGTGCTGATAAATCCTATCTATTATCTCCAGAAAACACAACAGGAATATGGTGATATATTCATATCAGAATTTGGTGGCTTTCCTGCACAAATAATTATTAGTAATCCCCAAGCTATTCAAGAACTATTTACTGCTGATGCTCAATTATTTTATTCAGGTGAAGGTAATAATACAATTGAACCGTTGGTAGGGACTAACTCGTTGATTTTGTTGGATGGCGATCGCCACTTACAACAGCGTAAACTTTTAATGCCTTCTTTCCACGGTGAACGAATGCGGGCTTATGGTGAGTTAATCCGTGATATTACTAAGCAAGTCGCCAGTCAATGGAATATCAAAAAGCCATTTGTTGCCCGTCCTACTATGCAGGATATTTCTCTGCAAGTCATTCTCAGGGCTGTATTTGGACTCAAGGAAGGTGAACGTTACCAACAAATCAAACAAGTTTTAACTGAGATGTTGGATAGTTTTAATTACCCTTTGAGTGCTGTTTTTCTATTTTTCCAATTTTTGCAACATGATTTAGGTGATTGGACTCCTTGGGGAAGGTTTGTACGCCGCAGAAAGTTACTGGATAAATTGCTTTACCAGGAAATTAATGAACGTCGCACTCAAGTTGAGAATCAAGGTGAAGATATTTTGAGTTTGTTATTGTCTGCGCGGGATGAAAATGGTCAACCCATGACTGATGTCGAGTTACGGGATGAGTTAATGACTATGCTATTTGCTGGGCATGAAACTACAGCGATCGCTTTATCTTGGGCATTATATTGGGTGCATTATATTCCTGAAGTTCGCGACAAATTACTGCAAGAACTCAACTCGATTGATATAGCAAATGCAGACCCTACAACAATTACTCAATTACCTTATTTAAATGCTGTTTGCTCAGAAACCCTAAGAATTTATCCGGTAGCTTTCTTTAGTTTTACCCGCATTCTCAAAGTACCGATGAAATTCATGGGTTACGATTTATCCCCAGAGATGAGAATTTCTCCCTGTATTTATTTGACTCACCATCGCCCAGATATTTATCCTGAACCTGAACGATTTAAACCAGAGCGTTTTTTAGAACGTCAGTTTTCACCTTATGAATTTTTCCCCTTTGGTGGTGGTAATCGTCGCTGTTTAGGTATGGCATTTGCCCTGTTTGAAATGAAGTTAGTTTTAGCAACAATCCTCTCAAATTATTCCTTGGAATTGCTAGACAAAGTGCCGCTCAAACCTGTGCGCCGTGGTATAGTATTTGCTCCCAATGGTGGCGTAAATTTGATGGTAAAAGAGAAGAAATAG
- a CDS encoding LOG family protein: MKKTVIGVMGAGEGATNYDSQNAYELGQLIAQEGWILLTGGRNVGVMDAASKGAKSANGLTLGILPRYQQDGISEAVDIAIFTDMGNARNNINVLSSDVVIACGMGAGTASEIALAVKANKPIILLNDDIESQIFFQRLSPENVYIVESVGDAIATVKTLISG; this comes from the coding sequence ATGAAAAAAACTGTAATTGGAGTAATGGGTGCTGGTGAAGGAGCAACAAATTATGATAGCCAAAATGCTTATGAATTAGGGCAATTAATTGCTCAAGAAGGATGGATTTTGTTAACTGGTGGTAGAAATGTAGGAGTGATGGATGCAGCCAGTAAGGGAGCAAAATCTGCTAATGGTTTAACTTTAGGTATTCTCCCCAGATATCAACAAGATGGGATTTCTGAAGCGGTTGATATTGCAATTTTTACAGATATGGGGAACGCTCGTAATAATATTAATGTTCTCTCTAGTGATGTAGTGATTGCCTGTGGTATGGGTGCGGGAACTGCATCTGAAATTGCTTTGGCAGTGAAAGCAAATAAGCCAATAATTTTGCTCAATGATGACATAGAAAGCCAGATTTTCTTTCAGAGATTATCACCAGAAAATGTTTATATTGTTGAGAGTGTAGGGGATGCGATCGCTACTGTTAAAACTCTTATTTCAGGGTAA
- a CDS encoding phosphoserine transaminase, with the protein MSEHLTPPTNKPQVPHFSSGPCAKRPGWSVANLQNACVGRSHRSEDGKAKLGEAIERSKQILGIPADYRLGIVPASDTGAVEMALWSLLGQRPLDILAWESFGQEWVKDVVDELKLSDVRLMKAPYGSLPNLEEVDFSHDVVFLWNGTTSGVRVPNGDWIKDDRQGLTICDATSAVFAMDIPWEKIDVLTYSWQKVLGGEAQHGVIVLSPRAVERLESYQPAWPIPKIFRLSQKGKLIEGIFKGDTINTPSMLCVEDALDALIWAESIGGLSGLINRSEANLAAITKWVEQSSWADFLAERPETRSCTSICLKIVDAGFASLSPEDQAKFAKKMAKLLEKQQVAYDIAPYRAAPPGLRIWGGATVETANIEALLPWLDWAYATVKTEFAAVA; encoded by the coding sequence ATGTCAGAGCATCTTACGCCCCCAACTAATAAGCCTCAAGTTCCTCATTTTTCTTCCGGCCCTTGTGCAAAACGCCCTGGTTGGTCGGTTGCTAATTTGCAAAACGCCTGTGTAGGTCGTTCCCATCGCTCTGAAGATGGTAAAGCCAAATTAGGAGAAGCTATTGAACGTTCTAAACAAATTCTCGGTATTCCTGCTGATTATCGTTTAGGTATCGTTCCAGCTTCTGATACTGGTGCTGTCGAAATGGCATTATGGTCACTGCTGGGACAAAGACCCCTGGATATTTTGGCCTGGGAAAGTTTTGGTCAAGAATGGGTCAAAGATGTTGTAGATGAGTTGAAATTGTCTGATGTGCGTTTGATGAAAGCGCCCTATGGCAGTTTGCCCAATTTAGAAGAAGTTGATTTTAGCCATGATGTGGTGTTTTTGTGGAATGGCACAACTTCCGGTGTAAGAGTCCCCAATGGTGACTGGATTAAGGACGATCGCCAAGGATTGACTATCTGTGATGCTACATCAGCTGTGTTTGCAATGGATATCCCTTGGGAAAAAATTGATGTCCTCACCTACTCTTGGCAAAAAGTCTTGGGTGGTGAAGCACAGCATGGTGTGATTGTTCTCTCACCCCGCGCCGTGGAACGTCTGGAAAGCTATCAACCAGCTTGGCCAATACCTAAAATCTTCCGTCTCTCACAAAAAGGTAAGCTCATTGAAGGTATTTTTAAGGGCGATACTATCAACACCCCATCCATGTTGTGTGTAGAAGATGCCCTGGATGCTTTAATTTGGGCAGAAAGTATTGGTGGGCTGTCTGGCTTAATTAATCGCAGTGAAGCTAACCTAGCAGCAATTACTAAGTGGGTTGAGCAAAGCAGTTGGGCAGACTTTTTGGCAGAAAGACCAGAAACTCGCTCTTGTACCTCAATTTGCTTAAAAATTGTCGATGCCGGTTTTGCTAGCCTCAGTCCAGAAGATCAGGCTAAATTCGCTAAGAAAATGGCGAAACTGTTGGAAAAACAACAGGTAGCTTACGATATCGCTCCCTACCGTGCTGCACCCCCCGGACTGCGAATTTGGGGAGGTGCGACAGTAGAAACTGCAAATATTGAGGCTTTACTGCCTTGGTTAGATTGGGCATACGCCACAGTTAAAACTGAGTTTGCGGCTGTGGCTTGA
- a CDS encoding FAD-dependent hydroxylase has protein sequence MALKQLNQTISPQPTPPELRGYDYDLVIVGGGIVGLTLAAALKDSGLSVLLIEAKVTSAAVSKGQAYAVHMLSALIYQGIGIWDKILPQIAKYRQVRLSDADYPDVVEFQTSDLGTPELGYVAEHQALLQPLQEFVHNCPNVSYLCPAEVVNIQYQQKEAVIEINIAGQINVVRSKLVVAADGSRSPIRQAAGIKTHGWKYWQSCIVAFVKPEKPHNDTAYERFWTSGPFAILPLPGNRCRIVWTAPHEEAKALCALNDEQFLEELTRRYGNQMGKLELLGDRFIFPVQLMQSDRYALHRLALLGDAAHNCHPVGGQGLNLGIRDAAALAQIIQTAHQAGEDIGKLQVLKRYESWRKRENLTILGFTDLLDRMFSNQFLPVVLVRRLGLWFLGRVPVLKIFMLKLMIGLKGRTPELAKR, from the coding sequence ATGGCGCTAAAGCAGCTTAATCAAACTATTTCCCCCCAACCGACACCGCCAGAATTGCGGGGATATGATTATGATTTGGTAATTGTCGGCGGTGGAATTGTTGGGTTAACTCTCGCCGCCGCTTTAAAAGATTCGGGCTTGAGTGTGCTGCTGATTGAAGCTAAAGTGACATCAGCCGCAGTCTCCAAAGGGCAAGCCTACGCAGTGCATATGCTCTCAGCCCTTATTTACCAAGGCATTGGCATTTGGGATAAGATATTACCCCAGATTGCAAAATACCGCCAAGTCCGCCTATCTGATGCCGATTATCCTGATGTGGTGGAATTTCAAACCAGCGATTTAGGGACACCAGAGTTGGGTTATGTGGCAGAACATCAAGCTTTATTGCAACCTTTGCAGGAGTTTGTCCACAATTGCCCGAATGTGTCTTATCTGTGTCCGGCAGAAGTGGTAAATATACAGTATCAACAAAAGGAAGCAGTAATAGAAATCAACATTGCCGGGCAAATTAATGTAGTGCGAAGTAAGTTAGTTGTAGCCGCCGATGGATCGCGATCGCCTATTCGCCAAGCGGCTGGAATTAAAACTCACGGCTGGAAATATTGGCAGTCTTGTATTGTCGCCTTCGTCAAACCGGAAAAACCTCACAACGACACCGCCTACGAAAGATTTTGGACGAGTGGCCCCTTTGCGATTTTACCTTTACCGGGAAACCGTTGCCGCATCGTTTGGACAGCTCCCCACGAGGAAGCCAAAGCCTTGTGTGCTTTAAATGACGAGCAATTTTTAGAAGAACTCACCCGCCGCTACGGTAATCAAATGGGTAAGTTGGAATTGCTAGGCGATCGCTTTATTTTTCCGGTACAACTCATGCAAAGCGATCGTTATGCCCTACACCGCTTGGCATTGCTGGGAGATGCCGCCCACAATTGTCATCCCGTCGGTGGACAAGGTTTAAACTTGGGCATTCGAGATGCAGCAGCCTTGGCGCAAATCATTCAAACCGCCCATCAAGCAGGTGAAGATATTGGGAAACTCCAGGTACTCAAACGCTATGAAAGTTGGCGCAAGCGCGAGAACCTAACGATTTTAGGGTTCACCGACTTGTTAGATCGGATGTTTTCTAATCAATTCCTACCTGTAGTGCTAGTGCGTCGCTTAGGTTTATGGTTTTTAGGGCGTGTACCTGTGTTGAAAATATTCATGCTCAAATTAATGATTGGCTTGAAAGGACGAACACCAGAACTAGCAAAGCGTTAG